A window of Natrinema salifodinae contains these coding sequences:
- a CDS encoding type 1 glutamine amidotransferase family protein, protein MTDTQQYTSHNGPEGDESAEIIYDNPGGGIGIQSVESQSDALIIKDCRPWGTDANEQVFDDLNVDYDVIPSSRLAETTLEDYMVVVLPSTQDSSYYDRLAEANDDIERFVAGGGTLVAHVTDDGWPCATQWNESFLPDDVGKENTLRNDLSIEAETHPLVESFSDETLDGWGSSTHGYLTNLPDDATVVATIGGDESRPTYADYGYESGRVLVTMQTMEWPYTGSVGSRPEDPRALLQTELEIALDGRRSQRVSAQSTILHYINGENENVTEGGHPLHSAQMQVFPRSDSVQVPLSEIPRLPDVSVPFPLEPVLDSWQKGDMIMQPDTDLKEATKLKDGKNADEYGDAAFKPYRFKNQVSISFTSPDGEAIDKESLRIRFNEEGTSDDTVEYKGESESYTVLVGDDINNLRTDEWFDSLRERGTRVDRDYSIDTVEVGKTEGVRVSTVTSGYAGFAHEIVDRAARNPIHFLATIFGWYEVVEDLPGVDDLPDVGWDDLPDPPEVPDSDDLGDLPNTPDWDIPDGPDLSDSPSWDDVPDLPDSPSWDDVPDLPDRPGWDDVPDPDIPDLTLSVEGASALTADAAGQFEPVSDGGTATMSAQRTAPAEFGVDLDNLSADEIIDLIAPHLPDIVEEVVDLLTAVPNIYSFYELTVLADGRRFTRVWDTSRFPSNALYVDGQRQRLNVVPYKRKQLFSARMAAFFVVAKAGISPYKGIDSKENYLNWLRARRVMDDPGSVLEEFDELNDVVRNYPRIFAEFDFDVNDIIVDTPQWIVGYDATGDRIANPEAYLSSNIPSPF, encoded by the coding sequence ATGACCGATACTCAGCAGTACACTTCTCACAACGGCCCCGAAGGGGACGAGTCAGCCGAGATCATATACGATAACCCGGGTGGCGGGATCGGGATTCAATCTGTCGAATCCCAGTCGGATGCGCTTATCATCAAGGACTGTCGGCCGTGGGGGACGGACGCCAACGAACAGGTGTTCGACGACCTGAACGTCGACTACGACGTCATTCCGTCGTCACGACTGGCGGAAACGACCCTCGAGGACTACATGGTCGTCGTCCTTCCGTCGACGCAGGATTCGTCCTACTACGATCGACTGGCGGAGGCGAACGACGACATCGAACGCTTCGTTGCGGGCGGTGGAACGCTCGTCGCACACGTTACCGACGATGGCTGGCCATGTGCGACACAGTGGAACGAGTCGTTCCTCCCGGACGATGTCGGGAAGGAGAATACGCTCCGAAACGACCTCTCTATCGAGGCGGAAACGCATCCGCTCGTAGAGTCATTCTCCGACGAGACGCTGGATGGGTGGGGGAGTTCGACGCACGGCTACCTAACGAACCTCCCGGACGACGCGACGGTCGTCGCGACGATTGGGGGCGACGAGTCTCGTCCGACCTACGCCGACTACGGGTACGAGTCCGGACGGGTTCTAGTGACGATGCAGACGATGGAGTGGCCGTACACAGGTAGTGTCGGAAGCCGCCCGGAGGATCCGCGAGCGCTACTGCAGACCGAACTCGAGATTGCGCTTGACGGGCGACGATCGCAGCGCGTCTCGGCACAATCGACGATTCTGCACTACATCAACGGTGAGAACGAGAACGTCACAGAGGGAGGCCATCCGCTCCACAGCGCCCAGATGCAAGTATTCCCGCGGTCTGATTCGGTTCAGGTGCCGCTTTCCGAGATTCCGAGGCTTCCCGACGTTTCGGTGCCCTTCCCCCTCGAGCCAGTGCTCGATAGCTGGCAGAAGGGAGATATGATTATGCAACCGGACACTGACCTGAAGGAAGCGACAAAGTTGAAAGATGGCAAGAACGCCGACGAGTACGGGGATGCCGCGTTTAAGCCGTATCGGTTCAAAAATCAGGTCAGCATCTCGTTCACGTCGCCCGACGGGGAAGCGATCGACAAAGAGAGCCTCCGGATTCGGTTCAACGAGGAGGGCACGTCGGACGACACCGTCGAGTACAAGGGTGAATCGGAATCGTATACGGTACTCGTCGGTGACGACATCAACAACCTCAGAACGGACGAGTGGTTCGATTCGCTCCGAGAACGCGGGACGCGAGTCGATCGCGACTATTCGATAGACACTGTCGAAGTCGGCAAAACTGAAGGAGTCCGGGTCAGCACTGTCACTAGTGGATACGCCGGCTTCGCACACGAAATCGTCGACCGAGCAGCCCGCAATCCGATTCACTTTCTGGCGACGATTTTCGGCTGGTACGAGGTGGTCGAGGACCTTCCAGGCGTTGACGACCTGCCAGACGTGGGCTGGGACGACCTTCCTGATCCACCGGAGGTCCCGGACAGTGACGATCTGGGCGATCTGCCGAATACACCGGACTGGGACATCCCCGACGGCCCGGACCTCTCCGACTCACCAAGCTGGGACGACGTCCCGGACCTCCCTGACTCACCGAGTTGGGACGACGTGCCGGACCTTCCGGACAGACCAGGCTGGGACGATGTCCCAGATCCCGATATTCCAGACTTGACCTTGTCGGTGGAAGGGGCAAGCGCGTTGACGGCGGACGCCGCCGGTCAATTCGAGCCCGTTTCTGACGGCGGAACCGCCACGATGAGCGCCCAACGGACGGCACCAGCCGAATTCGGCGTCGATCTGGATAACCTGTCGGCGGACGAAATCATCGATCTCATCGCACCCCATCTGCCCGATATCGTCGAGGAAGTCGTCGATCTCTTGACCGCCGTTCCGAACATCTACTCGTTCTACGAGCTGACCGTCCTGGCTGACGGACGACGGTTCACTCGTGTCTGGGACACGAGCCGTTTCCCGAGCAATGCGTTGTACGTCGACGGGCAGCGCCAGCGGCTGAATGTCGTACCTTATAAACGGAAACAGCTGTTCAGCGCTAGAATGGCCGCCTTCTTCGTCGTTGCGAAGGCGGGGATCTCGCCGTACAAGGGGATCGACTCGAAGGAGAACTATCTCAACTGGCTCCGGGCGAGACGAGTAATGGACGATCCCGGGAGCGTTCTGGAAGAGTTTGACGAACTCAACGATGTTGTCCGTAACTATCCCCGGATCTTCGCCGAGTTCGACTTCGATGTGAACGACATCATCGTCGACACCCCACAGTGGATTGTCGGCTACGACGCAACCGGCGATCGAATCGCCAATCCGGAAGCATACTTAAGTTCGAATATCCCCAGTCCATTCTAG
- a CDS encoding PHP-associated domain-containing protein yields the protein MTTQIPFAIDFHVHSDDSYDGHEPIELILEHAADIGLDGVVITDHDEIDESLRAADLAPKYGLVGISGVEVSTKHGHLLAIGVEKRPDPGQPFMDTVRAVRELGGVAIVPHPFQRSRHGVRKRHIADADAIETYNSMLFTGYRNRRASTFAKRRDYPRIGASDAHYLLNVGKAYTEVIVTPDAANPTKADIDGDDLVEAILEGRTQIHGRRTPIRKSSVQYAKGAARKTAYLFTSRAPLVPTVPASMDRST from the coding sequence ATGACGACCCAGATTCCGTTCGCGATCGACTTTCACGTCCACTCGGACGACTCCTACGACGGGCACGAACCGATCGAACTCATTCTCGAACACGCCGCCGACATCGGCCTCGACGGTGTGGTCATCACCGACCACGACGAAATCGACGAGTCGCTACGCGCCGCCGACCTCGCGCCGAAGTACGGCCTGGTCGGCATTTCAGGCGTCGAGGTCTCGACCAAACACGGCCACCTGCTGGCGATCGGCGTCGAGAAACGTCCCGATCCCGGGCAGCCGTTCATGGACACCGTTCGAGCGGTCCGCGAGCTGGGCGGGGTGGCGATCGTCCCCCACCCCTTCCAGCGCAGCCGTCACGGCGTCCGGAAACGCCACATCGCCGACGCCGATGCGATCGAGACCTACAACTCGATGCTCTTTACCGGCTACCGTAACCGCCGCGCCAGCACCTTCGCGAAGCGCCGGGATTATCCACGGATCGGTGCCAGCGACGCCCACTACCTCCTGAACGTCGGCAAGGCTTACACCGAAGTGATCGTGACGCCCGACGCGGCCAACCCGACGAAGGCCGATATCGACGGTGACGACCTGGTCGAGGCGATTCTCGAGGGACGGACCCAGATCCACGGCCGGCGCACCCCGATTCGCAAGAGCTCGGTCCAGTACGCCAAGGGCGCGGCTCGCAAGACAGCCTATCTGTTCACCTCGCGTGCACCGCTGGTCCCGACGGTCCCGGCCTCAATGGATCGATCGACCTGA
- a CDS encoding outer membrane protein assembly factor BamB family protein → MGGDDEIDRLQPERELWSFEADGRIPTTPAVANGRVHVGSLDRNVYALETEDGTERWRFETGNEVWSAPTIDGDALYVGGVDQRVYAIGLDGDQRWTVETDNEIYAPPTTADDRVYIGSNDGKLYALSSAAGEVEWSVEIGGKVKSELATIEDWGYVGSTNGTLSAIDLRDGARQWRFGTDERVLSRPAIHDDRVVFGSTDRRCYAIDRQNGDERWRYETDGGIASSPTVRDGTVYFGNWRMRVHAVDVETGEQQWQTTLRGRINGSPTLANDVLYVGDAAGIVHALNPETGEAHWRFKTDNAVIAAPTVVDDVAYVASNDGRVYALDVT, encoded by the coding sequence GTGGGTGGCGACGACGAGATCGACCGGCTGCAACCCGAACGAGAGCTGTGGTCGTTCGAAGCCGACGGGCGAATACCCACGACCCCTGCCGTCGCGAACGGCCGGGTCCACGTCGGCAGCCTCGATCGGAACGTTTACGCGCTCGAGACGGAGGACGGAACGGAACGGTGGCGATTCGAAACCGGGAACGAAGTCTGGTCCGCACCGACGATCGACGGCGACGCCCTGTACGTCGGCGGCGTCGACCAGAGAGTGTACGCGATCGGGCTCGACGGGGACCAGCGGTGGACAGTCGAGACGGATAACGAGATCTACGCGCCGCCGACAACCGCGGACGACCGCGTCTACATCGGGAGCAACGATGGTAAGCTGTATGCCCTCTCGAGCGCCGCTGGCGAGGTCGAGTGGTCGGTCGAAATCGGCGGGAAAGTAAAATCGGAACTGGCGACGATCGAGGACTGGGGGTACGTCGGAAGCACCAACGGCACTCTTTCCGCAATCGATCTCCGCGACGGGGCGAGACAGTGGCGTTTCGGAACCGACGAGCGGGTTCTGAGCCGGCCGGCGATCCACGACGACCGCGTCGTGTTCGGTTCGACGGACAGGCGATGTTACGCGATCGACCGGCAAAACGGCGACGAACGCTGGCGGTACGAGACAGACGGCGGCATCGCGTCCTCGCCAACGGTTCGCGACGGAACCGTCTACTTCGGCAACTGGCGGATGCGCGTCCACGCAGTTGACGTCGAAACTGGCGAGCAGCAGTGGCAAACGACGCTTCGCGGCCGGATCAACGGCTCCCCGACTCTCGCCAACGACGTGCTCTACGTCGGAGACGCCGCTGGCATCGTCCACGCGCTTAATCCCGAGACGGGCGAGGCCCACTGGCGGTTCAAAACCGACAACGCCGTCATCGCCGCACCGACTGTCGTCGACGACGTTGCCTACGTCGCGAGCAACGACGGCCGCGTCTACGCGCTCGACGTAACCTGA
- a CDS encoding DHH family phosphoesterase produces MTGPVPELEDRAVTCAERLCEADRVLLTSHIDADGLTSAAIAAQALERASIPFETVFKKQLDDQAIADIAATDYDTVLFTDFGSGQLDIIGAHEDAGDFTPVIADHHQPADRETEYHLNPLLFGINGASELSGAGASYVLARALAEVSDNEPDPSVAADGGTVTASGTANARADNRDLAALAVVGAVGDMQASGGELHGANAKIVAEGVDAGVLETGKDLALYGKQTRPLPKLLEYATDVHIPGISNDENGALRFLDGLDLELKRDGEWRRWSGLTNEEKQTVASALVRRAVSSGVPAKKIEGLVSTAYVLPEEPAGTELRDASEFSTLLNATARYERADVGLGVCLGDRDGALERARKLLRNHRRNLSEGIDLVTREGVTHEDNVQWFHAGDRIRETIVGIVAGMAMGNEGISRSKPIIAFAEKRAERESATANRSDDVPAADEEIKVSARGTHSLVRKGLDLSAVMGQASRAVDGDGGGHDVAAGATIPKGNEDEFIERADEIVGDQLS; encoded by the coding sequence ATGACCGGGCCGGTGCCTGAACTCGAGGATCGCGCGGTAACGTGTGCCGAACGGCTGTGCGAGGCCGACCGCGTGCTGCTCACCTCTCACATCGACGCCGACGGACTCACCAGCGCCGCGATCGCAGCCCAGGCGCTCGAGCGGGCGAGCATCCCGTTCGAGACGGTCTTCAAGAAGCAACTCGACGACCAGGCGATTGCCGACATCGCGGCGACCGACTACGACACCGTTCTCTTTACCGACTTCGGGAGCGGCCAGCTCGATATCATCGGCGCCCACGAGGACGCGGGCGATTTCACGCCCGTTATCGCGGATCACCACCAGCCCGCCGACAGGGAGACGGAGTACCACCTCAATCCGCTCCTATTCGGGATCAACGGGGCCTCGGAGCTCTCGGGAGCCGGAGCGAGCTACGTCCTCGCGCGGGCGCTTGCGGAGGTTTCTGACAACGAACCGGATCCGTCAGTCGCAGCGGATGGAGGAACCGTCACTGCATCGGGGACCGCGAACGCCCGCGCCGACAATCGCGACCTCGCCGCCCTCGCGGTCGTCGGCGCCGTCGGCGACATGCAGGCCTCCGGCGGCGAACTTCACGGCGCGAACGCGAAGATCGTCGCGGAGGGCGTCGACGCCGGCGTCCTCGAGACGGGCAAGGACCTCGCGCTTTACGGGAAACAGACCAGGCCGCTTCCGAAACTGCTTGAGTACGCGACCGACGTCCACATTCCGGGGATTTCGAACGACGAAAACGGCGCACTGCGGTTTCTGGACGGCCTGGACCTCGAATTGAAACGCGACGGCGAGTGGCGCCGCTGGTCCGGGCTCACGAACGAGGAGAAGCAGACAGTCGCCAGCGCGCTCGTCCGGCGGGCCGTCTCGAGCGGGGTCCCCGCGAAGAAGATTGAGGGCCTGGTGAGCACGGCCTACGTCCTCCCTGAGGAGCCGGCGGGAACCGAGCTCCGGGACGCGAGCGAGTTCTCGACACTGCTGAACGCGACCGCCCGCTACGAGCGGGCCGACGTGGGGCTCGGCGTCTGTCTCGGCGACCGAGACGGAGCGCTCGAACGCGCCCGGAAACTCCTGCGGAACCACCGGCGGAACCTCTCGGAGGGGATCGATCTGGTCACGCGCGAAGGCGTGACCCACGAGGATAACGTCCAGTGGTTCCACGCGGGCGATCGCATTCGGGAGACAATCGTCGGCATCGTCGCGGGAATGGCGATGGGCAACGAGGGAATTAGCCGCTCGAAGCCGATCATCGCGTTCGCGGAGAAGCGCGCGGAGCGCGAGTCAGCGACCGCGAATCGGAGCGACGACGTCCCAGCGGCCGACGAGGAGATCAAGGTCTCCGCCAGGGGGACCCACTCGCTCGTCCGCAAAGGGCTGGACCTCTCTGCCGTGATGGGCCAGGCGTCCCGCGCCGTCGACGGCGACGGCGGCGGTCACGACGTCGCGGCGGGGGCGACGATTCCGAAAGGAAACGAAGACGAGTTCATCGAGCGCGCCGACGAGATCGTCGGTGACCAACTCTCGTAG